Proteins encoded in a region of the Phaenicophaeus curvirostris isolate KB17595 chromosome 1, BPBGC_Pcur_1.0, whole genome shotgun sequence genome:
- the CDC42EP1 gene encoding cdc42 effector protein 1 — MSLGKLPVLSWVSGSHGKRRLKSELTPDMISPPLGDFRHTMHVGRGGDVFGDTSFLSNHGGAETAKANNFFTRTLRHVRRTQLRNRGSGGQAKASPAPPPISPIIKNAVSLPQLNDGMYDGSGGRQSLTSKFSFKSASNSFSKTHQVYGLESGFCTIPRVPRLEKAQENAFPGEDELNRSDSLLSFRLDLGPSLMSELLQVMSFSETNGNEVGDDGADLPNAEGTKDKVPPASAAAHGEDKATFGYWDRCRQTSLSGASSLPGLSVHANGEAHAIEGAGEDPAWASGPGTVPRGTPWQGHWNDCTIEAGEFDRAAQVLARHYGGTSTPRSSEKGEGTRQARTQTLWESPSSSSWRSQVTGESLSPEATWNQGDEEEEAELSSLQEGYVGARRMRSNSFEYADKEEDDEVKV, encoded by the exons ATGAGTCTGGGGAAGCTGCCAGTGCTCAGCTGGGTGTCCGGATCCCATGGCAAGCGGCGGCTGAAGTCGGAGCTGACACCAGACATGATCAGCCCGCCACTGGGGGACTTTCGGCACACCATGCATGTGGGGCGTGGTGGAGACGTCTTCGGGGACACCTCCTTCCTCAGCAACCATGGCGGGGCTGAAACAGCCAAAGCCAACAACTTCTTCACCCGAACGCTGCGACACGTCCGCCGGACGCAACTGAGGAACCGGGGCAGTGGAGGCCAAGCGAAGGCATCTCCGGCCCCTCCACCCATCTCACCCATCATCAAGAATGCTGTCTCGCTGCCACAGCTCAACGATGGGATGTACGATGGCAGCGGTGGCAGACAGAGCTTGACCAGCAAGTTCTCCTTCAAAAGTGCCTCCAACAGCTTCTCCAAAACACACCAGGTCTATG GGCTGGAGTCAGGGTTTTGCACCATCCCTCGCGTCCCTCGCTTGGAAAAGGCCCAAGAGAATGCCTTCCCAGGAGAAGACGAGTTGAACCGCTCTGACTCCCTGCTCTCCTTTCGCCTGGACCTGGGGCCCTCCCTGATGAGCGAGCTCCTCCAGGTGATGAGCTTCTCTGAAACCAACGGGAACGAGGTAGGGGACGATGGCGCAGACCTCCCAAATGCTGAGGGGACCAAGGACAAGGTCCCTCCAGCATCGGCTGCAGCCCACGGAGAGGACAAGGCAACGTTCGGCTATTGGGACCGTTGCAGGCAGACCAGCCTGTCGGGGGCCAGTTCACTGCCAGGGCTGTCAGTCCATGCCAACGGAGAGGCGCACGCCATCGAGGGTGCTGGAGAGGACCCTGCCTGGGCTTCGGGGCCGGGAACAGTGCCCAGAGGGACACCATGGCAGGGGCACTGGAACGACTGCACCATCGAGGCAGGAGAGTTTGACCGGGCAGCCCAGGTCCTGGCTCGCCATTACGGTGGGACCAGCACCCCGCGGAGCTCAGAGAAGGGCGAGGGTACCCGGCAGGCCCGGACGCAGACCCTGTGGGagagccccagcagcagctcctggcggtcacaagtgacaggggagagcCTGTCCCCCGAAGCCACTTGGAACcaaggagatgaggaggaggaggctgagctgTCCAGCCTGCAGGAGGGATATGTTGGTGCCAGGAGGATGCGCAGCAATTCCTTTGAGTATGCTGACAAGGAGGAGGACGATGAAGTCAAGGTGTGA